The sequence GGAATCCAGGGACTTTGGTTTCCTCTTTCTCTTGAAAAACCTGGATAGCTTTAAGTAAAAAACCGTCGATGCCAAAGCCCGAGATTCAACAAGGCCCAGAGGATATGGTTATGATTATGGGTCCTGGCCATATGTTCCTGGATAAGCCTTTGGATATAGGAATGGTTCATATACTCCCGGATGACCGGCGATTCATTTAAAACGGCGATCAGTGGCTCTTTAAGACCTTCCCGCAACCAGTTTTTAACCGGCAGGCTGTAGCCCTGCTTCCCCCGCCGGACGATTTGATCGGGGAGCAGACCTTCCAGGGCTTTTCTAAAAATGGCCTTGGTCTGGAAGCCTTTCAATTTCCAGTCTCCGGGCAGACCGGCAGTAAACTCCACGAAGCGATGATCCAGGAAGGGGACCCGTATCTCCAGGGCATGGGCCATACTCATCTTGTCCACCTTCATCAGGACCGAATCCGGCATGGTGAATCGCAGATCCAGATAAATCTCTTCATCGATCCGTTGTTTAAATACCTGTCCGGACCGGAGCTCCCGGAGAGGAGCAAAGGGGTCCATTTGAACCTGTCTTTTGAAAAGGTCCGTATATAAAAGCCTGTCCTGGTCCGAAGAAGAAAAGTATTGCCAGCGCAGATGCCCCCCATCCAAAGGCAGGTGAGAGCCTTCCACAAATCGTTTTAATATATTAACGGCCCCTTTTTTCTGAGGCTGGTCCGGGAGCCTTTCCACCAGGGGGTAAACCACCTTTTCCCGGAAGAGGCTGGGCAGCAGTCGGTAATAGGCATCGGCTTTGCTGGCCTTAAACCGGTCATAACCGGCGAAGATCTCATCGCCCCCTTCTCCGGAGAGGCAGACCGTCACATATTTTCTGGCCTCCCGGCAGACCAGGTAAAGCGGTATGGCCGAAAGATCGGTCATAGGTTCATCGAGATGCCAGACCGCCTCTTCCAGGTCTTTCAAGGTAACTTCCGGGATCATCAAAACGGTATGATCGGTTTCAAAACGTTCGGCTACCAGTTGGGCATAAGGCAGTTCGCTGAAAGAAGGATCCGGATAACCGATGGAAAAGGTCCTCAAGGGGTTGACACCCAGCTCCCGCATGAGGGCCACCAGGGTGCTGGAATCCAGTCCGCCTGATAAAAAGACCCCGAGAGGGACATCGCTGATCAGATGCATCCGCACCGTCTCCTTAAGGAGGGCCCGCATTTCTTCCACCGCCTCTTCCTGGGTGCGGGCATTGGGCGTAAAAGAAAGATCCCAATAGGCCTTCTCTTCAATCCCTCTGGGGGAATAAAAAAGAAAATGGCCCGGCCGGAGTTTATAAATCCCCTCAAACATAGTCAAAGGGCTGGGAACGAACTCGAAACCCAAATAATAATAAAGACCCTGTAAATTTACCCCCCGCTCCACCTCCGGGATCTTCAGCAGGGCCTTGATCTCCGAAGCAAAGGCAAATCTTCCATTCCGGTAAGCGTAATAGACCGGCTTGATGCCCAAACGATCCCGGGCCACCAGCAGGCTTTGATTTTTCCGGTCCCAGAGGGCAAAACCGAACATGCCCTGCAGCTCGGTCAGACAATCCTTCCCCCACTCTTCATAAGCATGGAGAATGACCTCCGAATCGGAATGGCCTTTGAATCGATGTCCTTTTTTCTCCAAGGAGGCCCTTAATTCAAGAAAATTATAGATCTCCCCGTTAAAAACCAACTGCAGGGTTCCATCTTCATTGGCCATAGGTTGATGCCCCTGCTCGGAGAGGTCAATAATGGACAAACGACGAAAGCCTAAGGTCACCCCTTCTTCGGTAAAAATCCCTTCCTGGTCCGGCCCCCGATGTTCCAGGATTCGGCACAGTTTTTCTCCAAGGGAGCGATCGGACCAGTTAAAACCTACAATACCGCACATATATTAGTACCTTTTAGTTCGAAAATAGAAAAATTCAGGCTATAGGCACGAGGCTATAGGCGAATAAAAACCCATAAACCCGTTTAATCTTGCCCATCGCCTATTGCCCATAGCCCATAGCCCTAAAAAATATTTTCATCGTTCGTGGCACCCGCCCCGGGCACGAAGGTTTAGTTCGAAAATGCGAATATGGAATTTTCTTTAATGGCCTTCCTGTAAGGACAAACGGAATATCCGGTCGTAGGTCTTGATATTGGCGTTCCAGGAAAAGACGTCTTCCACCCTTTTCTGATTTTTTAACCCGATAGCCTTGGCCTGTTTCAGGTCTGACAGGGTGGCGACTATTTTATCGGCCAGATCAAGGGGGTCTCCGGATCGGGCGAAGATGCCGTTTTCCCCCAAAAACTTCCGATTATTGGGACCTTCAAAACAGACAATCGGCAAGGCCGCCCCCATATAGTTGATGATCTTTCCACTGGCCTCTCCGGCTTCGTCCAATTTCGGGTCTACCGCCAGATCCGCCAAATAGAGATAGGAGGGCAATTGGAAATAATCCACCTGCCCGACGAAGAGCACCTTATCTCCGACCCCCAGGGATTCCACAAAGGCCTTGGATTCCTCAACCGGGTAGCCAACAATGACAAAGAAGCAATCCGGGTTTTTCTTAAGGACCTCTGGTATGGCCTGCCAGAGGTAATCGATCCCTTTGGATTTGAGTAAGGCCCCGGTATAAAGGACGATCGGCTTTTGCGGATCGAGGCCCAGTTTTTTCCTTAAATCCGGATCGACTGTCTTGGGATCAAAAAAATCGCCATGGACCCCGTCAATAACCGTATCTACCCGATCCGGAGAAAGATGCATCTGCTTAACCATAAAGTCCGATACCGAGACATTGCTGCCCACGGTGTATTCCGGCATTCTGGAAATCCAGCGCTCCAGGGCGGCAAAGGTCTTTTGCAGTAAAGAGCCTTCCTTAAAAAACGAATAGGTGATTAATTCCCTGGTCAAACTCCCCTGGGCATCGAAGACCAGGGGGACCTTCCGGAAACTGAATTTGCGCACGAAATGGCCTATAATGGCCCCTTCATGAAGGTGTCCGTGGATGATATCCGGTTTTTCCCGCCAGAAAACCCGCAGGCTTTTAAAAAACAGCAGGGCATCAATATAAAATTTGTGCCAGGAAGAGCCTGCCTCCAACTTATGATACCAGGGAATCTTCATGGTCCGCTCGGTTTTGATCCCGGGGATGTCTCTCCCGAGAGGATAGGTGCATAAAATAATATCATATCCCAGGTTCTGGAGGGCTCGGATCTCCCCTAAAATCCGCATATGACAGCCCCGATCGGCGAAAAACGGCGTGGGGGCGATCATCAAAATTTTTAATGGGCCTTTTTGAATAGCTTCCATACATTCTTTCTCTGTGGATCTGAGAGCTTATCTCTCAGCCGTAGATATTGTTGCGGGTCATGAGATGCTGGGTGATAGAGGATGGTCTGCTCGTAATGCCCAACTCGTAACTCGTAATTCGTAATTCCTAACTCGTAATTCGTGATTGGTTAGATTTTAACGATATCCTGTTATATTTTCCTTAACAAAGGTCTTTAAATATTCCCTGGGCACACCGGAAAAGGTCTTTCTCCGGGGACGATCGCACGGCCGGCAGGGTGAAAGAAGCGCATATTGATGATCCCTTATTTTTGCCCGCAAGGCCAGCATCTCAGGACCATTCCAGATTTCCTGGAAAGTTTGTAGATTAAGATCCCCCATAATCATCCGACCAAAAAAATCCTGGGGACAGGGTCCCACCCTTCCGTCCCAATAGATAATAAAGGCATACCAGGGGAAAGTACAAGTAAAAAGATCCCTGGGGTGATCCAGGGAGGCTTCCAAAGAAATGGGGACCGCCCCGCCCCAATTGTGGGGTTGGCGAAAAACAACCCGGTTTAATCCTAAAGATTTTAAAGAGGAAATAAATGCTTTCAGCTCAGGCCCCGGAGGACTTTCATTAACACCCATCATCTGTAACACGGTCAGGGGCTTACTTTTATGGCTTTCCTCTTTCAAGGCCAGGAATTGTTTAATATTTCCGAGGGTGGTTTCAAATTTTGCCGGATAACGGTTTTTTTCATAAACAGCGGCCTGATAGCCGTCAAAAGAAAAAGACAGGACTTCCAATCCGATCGTTAAGATCCGTTGGCTCAGGGGACCCGTAAGGATTGTGGCGTTGGTGTGGATCCTGCAGGGGATTCCCCGGCCCTGAGCATAATCAATCATCTCGATCAAATGGGGATGAAGCAGGGGCTCTCCCCGATGAAAGAGGTTCAGATCATAGACTTCCCGGGGAATTTGGTCAATAATTTTTTTGAACAACTCCAGGGGCATATAACCCTTTTCCCCTTTGGGCAGTGATTGATTGGGACAAAGAGGGCACTTCAGGTTGCAGTGATCGGTCAATTCGATCCAGATTCTCGAGGGGGGATAGGTCAGGGTGGTTTCCCCTTTTCGGAAGGCTTGCCAAATCCTGTACAGCCGCTTCAATCCTTTATAGGTAGCCATGATCCAGGTACCATTGATAGGTACGGGTAAGCCCCTCGGTCAAACCGATTTTGGGGTTATACCCCAACTCCCTTCTGGCCTTCTCAATGGTAAATGCCCTGTTCTGTCGATACCAGTCCGCCCGGCGGCGAAAGATCGGCGGGGTAATTCTTAAAGGTTTACAGACCACCTCACAGAGAAAAGAGGCCAGGAAGAGGGGCCAGAAAGGAAAGTGGGGGATCTTGACCTCCCGCCCCATGACCCCGGCTACGGCCTTGACCAGATCCTCAATAGCAATGTAGTCTTCATCGGCAATCAGATAGGCCTGTCCCAGGACCCCCTCTTTTTCCATGGCCAGCTCAAAGGCATCACTTAAGTTGTCGATATAGAGGGGGTGGTAGGTAATCCGGCCTGTCCCGAACATGGGAAAAATACCGGTCTTGACCCGCCGGTAGATCATTAAAAACCGTTCCGGATCCCCTGGGCCATAGATGGCCGTAGGGCGGAGGATCACCGAAGGCAGGCCCTTTTGAACATACTCCTGGACCACCTTTTCCCCTTCCCATTTGGTATAC is a genomic window of Deltaproteobacteria bacterium containing:
- a CDS encoding NAD(P)-dependent oxidoreductase is translated as MQKTRCLVTGGTGFTGSHLVRRLLERGHEVSVVDNSKGLFWDELEQLGARISLGSVTDKTMMDRSVAGNEVVFHVAAAFRGVDLPHKVYWEVNVDGTRNLLETSLKQGVQRFIYCSTEGVHGHIKNPPADESAPIAPKDYYQYTKWEGEKVVQEYVQKGLPSVILRPTAIYGPGDPERFLMIYRRVKTGIFPMFGTGRITYHPLYIDNLSDAFELAMEKEGVLGQAYLIADEDYIAIEDLVKAVAGVMGREVKIPHFPFWPLFLASFLCEVVCKPLRITPPIFRRRADWYRQNRAFTIEKARRELGYNPKIGLTEGLTRTYQWYLDHGYL
- a CDS encoding SPASM domain-containing protein; translated protein: MATYKGLKRLYRIWQAFRKGETTLTYPPSRIWIELTDHCNLKCPLCPNQSLPKGEKGYMPLELFKKIIDQIPREVYDLNLFHRGEPLLHPHLIEMIDYAQGRGIPCRIHTNATILTGPLSQRILTIGLEVLSFSFDGYQAAVYEKNRYPAKFETTLGNIKQFLALKEESHKSKPLTVLQMMGVNESPPGPELKAFISSLKSLGLNRVVFRQPHNWGGAVPISLEASLDHPRDLFTCTFPWYAFIIYWDGRVGPCPQDFFGRMIMGDLNLQTFQEIWNGPEMLALRAKIRDHQYALLSPCRPCDRPRRKTFSGVPREYLKTFVKENITGYR
- the asnB gene encoding asparagine synthase (glutamine-hydrolyzing); protein product: MCGIVGFNWSDRSLGEKLCRILEHRGPDQEGIFTEEGVTLGFRRLSIIDLSEQGHQPMANEDGTLQLVFNGEIYNFLELRASLEKKGHRFKGHSDSEVILHAYEEWGKDCLTELQGMFGFALWDRKNQSLLVARDRLGIKPVYYAYRNGRFAFASEIKALLKIPEVERGVNLQGLYYYLGFEFVPSPLTMFEGIYKLRPGHFLFYSPRGIEEKAYWDLSFTPNARTQEEAVEEMRALLKETVRMHLISDVPLGVFLSGGLDSSTLVALMRELGVNPLRTFSIGYPDPSFSELPYAQLVAERFETDHTVLMIPEVTLKDLEEAVWHLDEPMTDLSAIPLYLVCREARKYVTVCLSGEGGDEIFAGYDRFKASKADAYYRLLPSLFREKVVYPLVERLPDQPQKKGAVNILKRFVEGSHLPLDGGHLRWQYFSSSDQDRLLYTDLFKRQVQMDPFAPLRELRSGQVFKQRIDEEIYLDLRFTMPDSVLMKVDKMSMAHALEIRVPFLDHRFVEFTAGLPGDWKLKGFQTKAIFRKALEGLLPDQIVRRGKQGYSLPVKNWLREGLKEPLIAVLNESPVIREYMNHSYIQRLIQEHMARTHNHNHILWALLNLGLWHRRFFT
- a CDS encoding glycosyltransferase family 4 protein; the encoded protein is MEAIQKGPLKILMIAPTPFFADRGCHMRILGEIRALQNLGYDIILCTYPLGRDIPGIKTERTMKIPWYHKLEAGSSWHKFYIDALLFFKSLRVFWREKPDIIHGHLHEGAIIGHFVRKFSFRKVPLVFDAQGSLTRELITYSFFKEGSLLQKTFAALERWISRMPEYTVGSNVSVSDFMVKQMHLSPDRVDTVIDGVHGDFFDPKTVDPDLRKKLGLDPQKPIVLYTGALLKSKGIDYLWQAIPEVLKKNPDCFFVIVGYPVEESKAFVESLGVGDKVLFVGQVDYFQLPSYLYLADLAVDPKLDEAGEASGKIINYMGAALPIVCFEGPNNRKFLGENGIFARSGDPLDLADKIVATLSDLKQAKAIGLKNQKRVEDVFSWNANIKTYDRIFRLSLQEGH